A region of Candidatus Megaera polyxenophila DNA encodes the following proteins:
- a CDS encoding transposase, giving the protein MSKKAKQYSATEKTKIVIEAIKAEMTIAQISSKYGVHATQIQAWKKRGIENLVSGFQVKPATKDPDNQDLIKQLYEQIGQLSVERDWLKKKSTLFGLGN; this is encoded by the coding sequence ATGTCTAAAAAAGCGAAGCAATATAGTGCGACGGAAAAAACAAAAATTGTTATAGAAGCAATAAAAGCTGAAATGACAATAGCACAAATAAGCAGTAAGTACGGGGTTCATGCAACTCAAATACAAGCATGGAAAAAAAGAGGTATAGAAAATTTAGTTAGTGGTTTTCAAGTTAAGCCGGCAACAAAAGATCCAGACAATCAAGATTTGATAAAACAATTATATGAACAAATAGGACAGTTAAGCGTTGAGCGTGACTGGCTGAAAAAAAAATCTACATTGTTTGGACTTGGAAACTAG
- a CDS encoding tfp pilus assembly protein PilF: MGTIIELETYLSTGYSNYKLGKFREAIDSFEKVTKIDPNHIKTHFYLGHSNLRLSKFSEATKHFEKVIDLNPKYIDAYYALGGIYFKLGNFPEVIKNFGELIKLKPNHDDAHQVLGSSYLKIGDLYNAIMHFTKAVSLNPLKFTDCYLTSLAKIKNPDFKNLTTISKSLQQVIASNKTILKETADESTLSKVNFNIAEALAFLHKLGFSEESEFLKHAADYYFRCGTVVALEKIINHDPQDTLKLHYKAHYERGNIAFTNKDYNTALSYYEQVLKVMPSFIDAYIHASLSCIEIGKNGDGISILISERSSWYLSQSRKYLPSLLKAIDEGLTEELDKSIKKPIEIVNLIFNYYVGDGGAEFVSGSEHVIKEVMGLVGEETSI; the protein is encoded by the coding sequence TTGGGTACCATTATAGAGTTAGAAACTTATTTAAGTACAGGTTATTCTAATTATAAGCTTGGGAAGTTCAGAGAAGCAATTGATAGTTTTGAGAAAGTAACCAAAATTGATCCTAATCACATAAAAACCCATTTTTATTTAGGACATTCCAACCTCCGCCTTAGTAAATTTTCTGAGGCTACTAAGCATTTTGAGAAAGTGATAGATTTGAATCCTAAATATATAGATGCTTATTACGCCTTAGGTGGGATTTATTTTAAGCTTGGTAATTTTCCTGAGGTAATTAAGAATTTTGGAGAATTGATAAAATTAAAACCTAATCATGATGATGCTCATCAAGTTCTAGGTAGTAGTTACTTAAAAATTGGTGATTTGTATAATGCAATTATGCACTTTACAAAAGCAGTATCATTAAATCCTCTGAAGTTTACTGATTGTTATCTTACTAGTCTCGCAAAGATAAAAAATCCTGATTTTAAAAACTTAACAACTATTAGTAAATCTTTACAGCAAGTTATTGCTTCTAACAAAACAATTTTGAAGGAAACAGCTGACGAATCTACTTTAAGTAAGGTTAATTTTAACATAGCGGAGGCTCTTGCTTTTTTACATAAATTAGGGTTTTCCGAAGAAAGTGAATTTTTAAAACACGCTGCAGATTATTATTTCAGATGTGGAACTGTTGTTGCTCTTGAAAAAATTATTAATCACGATCCGCAAGATACTCTCAAACTGCACTATAAAGCCCATTATGAAAGAGGGAATATTGCTTTTACAAACAAAGACTACAACACCGCATTATCCTATTACGAGCAGGTTTTAAAGGTTATGCCTAGTTTTATTGATGCTTATATTCATGCATCTTTATCTTGTATAGAGATTGGTAAGAATGGAGATGGAATATCTATTTTAATAAGTGAAAGAAGTTCTTGGTACTTGAGCCAATCTAGAAAATATCTCCCTAGTTTACTGAAAGCTATTGATGAAGGATTAACCGAGGAGCTAGATAAATCAATAAAAAAACCTATAGAAATAGTAAATCTGATCTTTAATTATTATGTAGGAGATGGTGGTGCAGAATTTGTATCCGGATCAGAACACGTAATCAAAGAGGTAATGGGATTAGTTGGAGAAGAAACTTCAATTTAA
- a CDS encoding DNA-directed RNA polymerase subunit beta', with the protein MSTRVNFYGQLSNTQQFDQIKINIASPEQIRSWSFGEVTKPETINYRTFKPEKEGLFCARIFGPVKDYECLCGKYKRMKYKGITCEKCGVEVTSSRVRRERMGHIELAAPVAHIWFLKSLPSRISTLLDIAMKDLEKILYFENYVVVDPGISPLQKGDLLSDDAYIKAQDEYGEDSFVALIGAEVVQRLLAELNLQELSIQLQTELRETNSETKKKKLIKRLKLVEDFLHSGNNPEWMIINVLPVIPPEIRPLVMLDGGRFATSDLNELYRRVINRNNRLRRLLELKAPDIIIRNEKRMLQEAVDALFDNGRRGKVIKNPNKRPLKSLSDMLKGKQGRFRQNLLGKRVDYSGRSVIVVGPELKLHQCGLPKKMALELFKPFIYSKLELYGIATTIKAAKKIVEAERIEVWDILEEVIREHPVLLNRAPTLHRLGIQAFEPLLIEGKAIQLHPLVCAAFNADFDGDQMAVHIPLSIEAQLEARVLMMSTNNILSPANGKPIISADKDVVLGLYYLTLELSGEPGEGMVFADMAEVEFALYEKIVTLHSKIRFRMEVINSEGEQVENIVETTPGRLILGELIPKNNANIDFRLVNKQMTKKTISNAIDSVYRYCGQKATVIFADHLMQLGFKYACQSGISFGMDDMVIPASKGKHIKETSALVKEFEQQYSEGLITFGEKFNKVVDAWSACTDKVATDMMEDIAKPASNDSGIYQNTVHKLNSIHMMAISGARGSAAQIKQLAGMRGLMTKPSGEIIETPIISNFREGLTVREYFNSTHGARKGLADTALKTANSGYLTRRLVDVAQNCIITEYDCGTTDGIEIKTIIDGGEVLMSLADQILGRSVTADIYHPVTNKLIISAGDLIDEEKLEKIEASGLDFLKARSVLTCKTDLGICAKCYGRDLSTGSIVSIGEAVGVIAAQSIGEPGTQLTMRTFHIGGAATKGAEISSIEASYDSKVKIIGRNLVVNSEGCQIVMSRACEVLFIDEKGNERAKNKVPYGARLMVDDGYMVQKGQKIAEWDPYTIPIITEKSGKVLFTDMIEGLSVRDVMDDTTGISSKVVIESKQYSRGVDLRPRIQLLDSSGKKVELSNGMEAKYYLPVNAVLSVTDGYEVAAGDILARIPRESTKTRDITGGLPRVAELVEARRPKDHAVIADVEGRIEFGKDYKSKRRIILHPSDGSEPIEYMLPKGKHVVVNEGDFVKKGDMIIDGNPVLQDILKVMGVEALARYMVQEIQAVYRLQGVKIDDKHIEVVIRQMLQKVEITHTGDTTFTIGELVDAAELEDINKKLVKNSGDPACAEPVLQGITKASLQTNSFISAASFMETTKVLTEAAVAGKLDKLIGLKENVIVGRLIPAGTGFYMNIAKKEAQSRDKKIIENQ; encoded by the coding sequence ATGTCAACAAGAGTTAATTTTTACGGTCAATTAAGCAACACTCAACAATTTGATCAAATAAAGATAAATATTGCAAGTCCAGAGCAAATAAGATCTTGGTCTTTTGGAGAGGTAACAAAACCTGAAACCATTAACTATCGGACTTTTAAACCTGAAAAAGAGGGGTTGTTTTGTGCCAGGATTTTTGGTCCTGTAAAAGATTACGAATGTTTATGCGGTAAGTATAAGCGGATGAAATATAAAGGCATCACTTGTGAAAAATGTGGTGTTGAAGTTACTTCTTCTAGGGTTAGAAGGGAGAGAATGGGGCACATTGAGCTTGCGGCTCCTGTTGCACACATATGGTTTTTAAAGTCCTTGCCATCTAGAATAAGCACCTTGCTTGATATTGCTATGAAGGATCTCGAAAAGATCCTATATTTTGAAAACTATGTGGTTGTTGATCCAGGTATTTCGCCTCTACAAAAAGGTGATTTACTCAGTGATGATGCTTACATTAAAGCGCAAGATGAGTATGGCGAAGATAGTTTTGTTGCCTTAATAGGTGCAGAGGTTGTGCAGCGTCTTCTTGCTGAGCTTAACCTTCAAGAACTAAGTATACAACTTCAAACTGAGCTTAGAGAAACTAATTCTGAAACTAAAAAGAAAAAACTTATTAAGCGTTTAAAACTTGTCGAAGATTTTCTGCATTCGGGTAACAACCCTGAATGGATGATCATTAATGTTTTACCGGTTATTCCACCGGAAATAAGACCTCTTGTGATGCTTGATGGTGGAAGATTTGCTACCTCGGACCTTAATGAATTATATAGAAGAGTTATTAATAGAAATAACCGCTTGCGTCGATTACTTGAACTAAAAGCTCCAGACATTATTATTCGTAACGAAAAAAGAATGTTACAAGAAGCAGTAGACGCTTTATTTGATAATGGTCGTCGTGGCAAGGTAATTAAAAACCCAAACAAACGTCCATTAAAATCTTTAAGCGATATGTTAAAGGGTAAACAGGGACGCTTTAGGCAAAATTTACTCGGTAAAAGGGTAGACTATTCAGGACGTTCGGTAATTGTGGTTGGCCCTGAACTGAAGTTACATCAGTGTGGTTTGCCAAAGAAAATGGCGCTGGAATTGTTCAAACCTTTTATATACTCGAAGCTGGAGCTTTATGGGATAGCTACTACCATTAAAGCTGCTAAAAAGATTGTAGAAGCTGAAAGGATAGAGGTTTGGGATATCTTAGAAGAAGTAATACGTGAACATCCGGTACTTTTAAACAGAGCTCCAACCTTGCATAGATTAGGGATTCAAGCATTTGAACCATTACTTATTGAAGGTAAAGCTATTCAGCTGCATCCTCTTGTTTGTGCAGCATTTAATGCGGACTTTGATGGTGACCAGATGGCAGTGCACATACCACTTTCCATAGAGGCTCAGCTTGAAGCAAGGGTACTGATGATGTCGACAAATAATATTTTGAGCCCTGCTAACGGTAAGCCTATTATTTCTGCGGATAAAGACGTCGTACTTGGCTTATATTACTTAACCCTTGAACTTTCAGGAGAACCAGGGGAAGGGATGGTCTTTGCCGATATGGCTGAAGTAGAGTTTGCCCTTTATGAAAAAATAGTAACTTTACATTCTAAAATTCGTTTTCGGATGGAAGTTATTAATTCTGAAGGAGAACAGGTTGAGAATATTGTTGAAACAACACCAGGTAGGTTAATTCTGGGTGAATTAATACCTAAAAATAACGCAAATATTGATTTCAGGTTAGTAAATAAGCAAATGACCAAGAAAACAATTTCTAATGCTATTGACTCTGTTTATCGTTATTGCGGTCAGAAAGCGACAGTAATATTTGCCGACCATTTAATGCAATTAGGTTTTAAATATGCTTGTCAGTCTGGTATTTCTTTTGGTATGGATGATATGGTAATTCCTGCTTCAAAAGGTAAACATATAAAAGAGACATCAGCTTTGGTTAAGGAGTTTGAACAGCAATATTCAGAAGGTCTTATTACTTTTGGAGAAAAATTTAATAAAGTAGTTGATGCTTGGTCTGCTTGTACGGATAAAGTTGCTACCGATATGATGGAGGACATTGCAAAGCCCGCATCTAATGATAGCGGTATATATCAAAATACTGTACACAAATTGAATTCAATTCATATGATGGCTATTTCCGGGGCCAGAGGATCTGCCGCTCAGATAAAACAGCTTGCTGGTATGCGTGGACTTATGACAAAACCTTCAGGTGAAATTATTGAAACTCCTATTATTTCAAATTTTAGAGAAGGATTAACTGTTAGGGAGTATTTTAACTCTACCCATGGTGCTCGTAAAGGTCTTGCGGATACGGCTCTTAAAACTGCAAATTCGGGGTATTTAACTAGAAGGCTGGTGGACGTAGCTCAAAATTGTATTATTACAGAATATGATTGTGGTACGACAGATGGTATAGAAATTAAAACTATTATAGATGGTGGGGAAGTCTTAATGTCTCTAGCTGATCAGATTTTAGGAAGGTCAGTTACCGCTGATATTTACCACCCTGTAACAAACAAACTTATAATATCTGCAGGGGATTTAATTGATGAAGAAAAACTAGAAAAAATAGAAGCTTCTGGATTAGATTTCCTTAAAGCTAGGTCTGTTCTTACATGTAAAACCGATTTAGGTATATGTGCTAAATGCTATGGTCGTGATTTATCAACTGGTTCAATTGTCTCTATAGGTGAGGCTGTGGGAGTAATTGCTGCTCAGTCCATTGGAGAACCTGGAACTCAGCTTACTATGAGAACATTCCATATTGGTGGTGCTGCTACTAAGGGAGCAGAAATATCCTCTATAGAGGCTTCTTACGATTCGAAAGTAAAAATTATAGGACGTAATTTAGTTGTGAATTCAGAAGGTTGCCAGATAGTAATGAGCCGTGCATGCGAAGTTTTATTTATTGATGAAAAGGGTAACGAGCGTGCAAAGAACAAAGTGCCATATGGGGCGAGGTTGATGGTTGACGATGGTTATATGGTACAAAAAGGGCAGAAAATTGCTGAGTGGGATCCTTATACTATTCCGATCATTACCGAAAAATCAGGGAAGGTTTTATTTACTGATATGATAGAAGGATTATCGGTCAGGGACGTTATGGATGATACTACTGGAATATCGAGTAAAGTAGTAATTGAATCAAAACAATATTCCAGGGGAGTGGATTTACGTCCGCGTATACAGTTATTGGATTCGAGCGGAAAAAAAGTTGAATTATCAAACGGGATGGAAGCTAAGTATTATTTACCGGTGAATGCGGTCCTTAGTGTTACTGACGGTTATGAGGTTGCTGCTGGGGATATTTTAGCTCGTATTCCTCGAGAATCCACAAAAACAAGGGATATTACCGGTGGTCTTCCTAGAGTCGCCGAACTTGTAGAAGCAAGAAGACCTAAGGATCATGCAGTGATTGCAGACGTAGAGGGGCGTATTGAGTTTGGTAAAGATTATAAGTCAAAAAGAAGAATTATTTTACATCCGTCTGATGGGTCTGAGCCAATTGAATATATGCTTCCTAAAGGAAAACATGTGGTTGTAAATGAGGGTGACTTTGTCAAAAAAGGAGACATGATTATCGACGGTAATCCTGTTCTCCAGGATATTTTAAAAGTCATGGGAGTTGAAGCTCTGGCAAGGTATATGGTTCAAGAAATTCAAGCTGTTTATAGACTGCAAGGGGTAAAAATCGATGATAAGCATATTGAAGTTGTAATTCGCCAGATGCTGCAGAAAGTAGAAATTACTCATACCGGTGATACTACATTTACAATTGGAGAATTGGTTGATGCTGCTGAACTTGAGGATATCAATAAGAAACTTGTAAAAAATAGTGGTGATCCTGCTTGTGCAGAGCCGGTGCTGCAGGGTATTACTAAAGCTTCGCTTCAAACAAATTCTTTTATATCGGCTGCATCTTTCATGGAAACAACCAAAGTTTTGACTGAAGCTGCTGTTGCCGGTAAACTAGATAAACTGATTGGTTTAAAAGAAAATGTGATAGTTGGTCGGTTAATACCTGCTGGTACAGGCTTTTATATGAATATTGCTAAAAAAGAAGCACAGAGTCGAGATAAAAAAATTATTGAAAATCAGTAA
- a CDS encoding DNA-directed RNA polymerase subunit beta, which produces MAQSLQTSKRVRKNFGKIKLVASMPNLIEIQKNSYEANFLQLEIPESERKDKGLQAVLRSIFPIKDSSNTATLEFVKYNFDAPKYDVEECLQRGLSFVAPLKVTLRLTVWEVDEATEAREIKGIKEQQVYMGEIPLMTPNGTFVINGTERVVVSQMHRSPGVFFYHDDGKTHSSGKFLYSARIIPYRGSWLDFEFDAKDTIFFRIDRKRKLPVTTLLMALGMTPSEMLTTYYSTINYELKKKSWVVDFQPETLIIYRLNYDLVNAETNEIVLEAGQKITPRLAKKFAEAGLKKVIIPNDTLLGAYLGSDLVDKSSGEVLAKIGMQITEDMLAAIDTAGIKSLSVLKVPAQGDAYIRNTLFADRNQDQNASLIDIFRVLRPGEPATVEAGSVLFNNLFFDPDRYDLSEVGRIKMNARLNLNVAESNTCLTKEDIKTIVQVLVDLKDGKGAVDDIDHLGNRRVRSVGELIENQFRIGLVRMERAILERMSVVDIDAVMPHDLVNSKVLVSVVKEFFSTSQLSQFMDQTNPLSEITHKRRLSALGPGGVSRDRVGFEVRDVHPTHYGRICPIETPEGQNIGLINSMATYARINKHGFIESPYRKVTDGFVTDEVVYLSAIEEGKYKIAQADMEIQPDGRIKSEMVNCRVESGNFVTVPLSEVDFIDVTPMQVVSVAASLIPFLENDDANRALMGSNMQRQAVPLIKTDAPLVGTGIEDVVARDSGAAVVALNDGIVEQVDATRIVVRTLERKKNGSPEVDIYSLLKFQKSNHNTCINQKPLVNVGDQVRRGEVIADGSAIDNGEIALGRNVLVAFIPWSGYNFEDSILISERIVKDDVFTSIHIEEFEVVARDTRLGPEEITRDMPNVGEESLRNLDEVGIIHIGAEVKSGDILVGKVTPKSESPMTPEEKLLRAIFGEKASDVRDSSLYVPPGVSGTVVEVRVLSRRGVEKDERAITIEKQQIEKLAKDRDDEIEIIDHFVFVRLQKILEGQIVLSGPKAVKSGAKIDSTLLSTLSKGQYWQLIVEDSSVMVEIEQIKAQYDEKKDELNKRFTSKVEKIQNGDDLPQGALKVVKVFIATKHKLQPGDKMAGRHGNKGVISRIMPEEDMPFLEDGTVIDVVLNPLGLPSRMNVGQILETHLGWAAKTLGYKVGNMLHAYNKNELEVEALKDFVCKIYGESDVTSKLKNLKKEEFIDFCEKIKGGVYFATPVFDGAKAGHVKEMLELADQHSSGQVKLIDGRTGEYFDRHVTVGYKYLLKLHHLVDDKIHARSIGPYSLVTQQPLGGKSHFGGQRFGEMECWALQAYGAAYTLQEMLTVKSDDVAGRIRIYEAIVKGEGNFESGIPESFNVMIKEFRSLCLNVQLEESSE; this is translated from the coding sequence ATGGCGCAATCCTTACAAACAAGTAAGCGTGTTAGAAAAAACTTCGGTAAAATCAAGTTGGTAGCTTCAATGCCTAATTTGATTGAAATACAAAAAAATTCTTATGAAGCAAATTTTTTACAGCTGGAAATTCCTGAATCTGAAAGAAAAGATAAGGGGTTGCAAGCTGTTTTACGTTCGATTTTCCCAATTAAGGATTCATCTAATACAGCAACTTTGGAGTTTGTAAAATACAATTTTGATGCCCCGAAATATGATGTTGAGGAGTGCCTACAACGGGGGCTCAGCTTTGTTGCTCCTCTTAAAGTCACATTACGTCTTACCGTATGGGAAGTAGATGAAGCTACTGAAGCTAGAGAAATAAAAGGCATCAAAGAACAGCAAGTTTATATGGGAGAAATCCCTCTTATGACTCCTAACGGTACTTTTGTTATTAATGGTACAGAAAGAGTTGTTGTTTCTCAGATGCATAGATCCCCGGGTGTTTTCTTCTACCATGATGATGGGAAAACTCATTCTTCCGGAAAGTTTTTATATTCTGCTCGGATAATTCCTTATAGAGGTTCTTGGCTAGATTTTGAATTTGATGCAAAAGATACTATATTTTTTAGAATTGATCGCAAAAGGAAATTACCGGTTACCACTTTGCTTATGGCCCTTGGTATGACTCCTTCTGAAATGTTGACTACTTATTACTCAACAATAAATTATGAATTAAAAAAGAAAAGCTGGGTAGTAGATTTTCAGCCAGAGACATTGATCATTTATAGATTAAATTACGATTTAGTAAATGCGGAAACTAACGAGATAGTTTTGGAAGCAGGCCAAAAAATTACCCCAAGGCTTGCCAAAAAATTTGCAGAAGCGGGGTTAAAAAAAGTTATTATTCCTAATGATACTTTACTTGGTGCTTATTTAGGTAGTGATTTAGTTGATAAATCCAGCGGAGAGGTTTTGGCAAAAATTGGTATGCAAATAACAGAAGATATGCTAGCTGCAATTGATACTGCAGGGATAAAATCTCTTTCTGTTCTTAAAGTACCAGCCCAAGGAGATGCTTATATAAGAAATACTTTATTTGCAGATAGGAATCAGGATCAAAATGCTTCCTTAATAGACATATTCAGGGTTTTAAGGCCAGGAGAACCAGCTACTGTTGAGGCTGGTAGTGTTTTATTTAATAATTTGTTTTTTGATCCTGATAGATACGACCTTTCTGAAGTTGGTAGGATTAAAATGAATGCGAGGCTTAATCTTAATGTAGCCGAAAGTAATACTTGCCTGACTAAAGAAGATATTAAAACTATCGTGCAAGTACTAGTAGACTTGAAAGATGGCAAAGGAGCTGTTGATGATATAGATCATCTAGGTAACAGAAGAGTAAGGTCTGTTGGTGAATTGATTGAAAATCAGTTCAGAATCGGCCTAGTAAGGATGGAAAGAGCAATATTAGAGAGGATGTCAGTAGTTGATATTGACGCCGTTATGCCGCATGATTTGGTTAATTCTAAAGTTTTAGTTTCAGTTGTAAAAGAGTTCTTCAGCACTTCGCAGCTTTCACAGTTTATGGATCAAACTAATCCATTATCTGAAATTACTCATAAAAGAAGATTGTCTGCTCTCGGGCCAGGTGGTGTAAGTCGTGATCGTGTTGGGTTTGAGGTACGTGACGTCCATCCTACTCATTATGGTCGTATTTGTCCTATTGAAACACCAGAAGGTCAGAATATTGGGTTGATTAATTCCATGGCTACTTATGCCAGAATCAATAAACACGGTTTTATAGAGAGTCCTTACAGAAAGGTCACAGATGGGTTTGTAACTGATGAGGTAGTTTACCTTTCTGCTATTGAAGAAGGGAAATATAAAATTGCTCAAGCGGATATGGAAATACAACCAGATGGTAGAATAAAATCTGAGATGGTTAATTGCCGGGTTGAATCAGGTAATTTTGTAACTGTACCACTTTCCGAAGTTGATTTTATAGATGTAACCCCTATGCAAGTTGTTTCGGTTGCAGCATCGTTGATTCCGTTTCTAGAAAATGATGATGCGAATCGTGCACTTATGGGTTCAAACATGCAACGTCAAGCAGTACCTCTTATTAAAACTGATGCTCCTCTTGTTGGAACAGGAATAGAAGATGTGGTAGCAAGAGACTCTGGTGCTGCCGTAGTTGCGTTAAATGACGGTATAGTTGAACAAGTTGATGCAACTAGAATAGTTGTTAGAACTTTGGAGCGTAAGAAAAACGGTTCGCCGGAAGTTGATATATATTCATTGCTGAAGTTTCAGAAATCAAATCATAATACATGTATCAATCAAAAACCTCTAGTTAACGTTGGCGATCAAGTAAGGCGTGGTGAAGTTATTGCTGATGGTTCTGCGATTGATAATGGGGAGATTGCGCTGGGTAGAAATGTACTTGTAGCCTTTATTCCGTGGAGTGGTTACAATTTCGAAGATTCAATTTTAATTTCCGAACGAATTGTAAAGGATGATGTATTTACTTCTATTCACATTGAAGAATTTGAGGTGGTTGCAAGAGATACAAGGCTGGGACCTGAGGAAATAACCAGGGATATGCCAAATGTAGGAGAAGAAAGCCTTCGGAATTTGGATGAAGTTGGTATTATCCATATTGGAGCCGAAGTAAAATCTGGAGACATTTTAGTTGGTAAGGTGACACCTAAAAGCGAATCTCCTATGACACCGGAAGAGAAATTGCTTAGAGCAATTTTTGGTGAGAAAGCTTCTGATGTTAGAGATTCTTCTTTGTATGTACCACCTGGGGTCAGCGGTACTGTTGTCGAAGTCCGGGTGCTTTCACGTAGAGGCGTGGAAAAAGACGAGCGGGCAATAACAATTGAAAAGCAACAGATTGAAAAACTTGCTAAAGATAGAGATGATGAAATTGAAATTATCGATCATTTCGTGTTCGTGCGCTTACAAAAGATTTTAGAGGGACAAATAGTTCTTTCAGGTCCTAAAGCTGTAAAATCAGGTGCGAAGATTGATAGTACTTTATTATCTACTTTATCTAAGGGACAGTATTGGCAGTTGATTGTAGAAGATAGCTCCGTAATGGTTGAAATTGAGCAGATTAAGGCTCAATATGATGAAAAGAAAGATGAGCTTAATAAGCGTTTTACTAGTAAAGTTGAAAAAATACAGAACGGTGACGATTTGCCTCAAGGAGCATTAAAAGTTGTAAAAGTATTTATTGCGACAAAACATAAATTGCAACCAGGTGACAAGATGGCTGGACGGCATGGAAATAAGGGCGTGATATCTCGTATTATGCCGGAGGAAGATATGCCTTTCCTGGAAGATGGTACGGTTATAGACGTGGTATTAAATCCCCTTGGTTTGCCATCGAGGATGAACGTTGGCCAGATATTGGAAACCCATTTGGGATGGGCAGCAAAAACTTTAGGTTACAAAGTTGGCAATATGCTGCACGCTTACAATAAAAATGAGTTGGAAGTTGAAGCACTTAAGGACTTTGTCTGTAAGATATATGGTGAAAGCGATGTTACTTCTAAGCTCAAAAACTTAAAAAAAGAAGAATTTATTGATTTTTGTGAGAAGATAAAAGGAGGGGTTTATTTTGCAACTCCTGTATTTGATGGTGCCAAGGCGGGGCATGTTAAAGAAATGTTAGAACTCGCTGATCAACATTCTTCAGGTCAAGTTAAACTGATCGATGGTAGAACTGGAGAATATTTTGATCGTCACGTAACAGTCGGGTATAAATATCTACTGAAACTGCATCACCTTGTGGATGATAAAATCCATGCTCGTTCTATTGGCCCGTATAGCTTGGTTACCCAGCAACCTCTTGGTGGTAAGTCCCATTTTGGTGGTCAAAGGTTTGGAGAGATGGAATGTTGGGCATTGCAAGCTTATGGTGCTGCTTATACATTACAAGAAATGCTAACTGTTAAATCTGATGATGTAGCAGGTAGAATCAGAATTTACGAGGCTATTGTTAAAGGTGAAGGTAATTTTGAATCAGGTATACCGGAATCATTTAACGTTATGATTAAGGAATTTAGATCTCTTTGTTTAAATGTACAATTAGAGGAAAGTTCAGAGTAG
- a CDS encoding 50S ribosomal protein L7/L12, translating into MANITKIADELSALTVMEAAELSKLLEEKWGVSAAAPVAAAPVAAAAGEAVAEKTEFDVILASSGDKKIEVIKVVRALTNLGLKEAKDLVDAAPSSLKQGVSKAEADDIKAKLEAAGAKVEVK; encoded by the coding sequence ATGGCGAATATAACAAAAATAGCAGACGAACTTTCTGCTCTAACAGTAATGGAAGCTGCTGAGCTTTCAAAACTTTTGGAAGAAAAATGGGGTGTATCAGCAGCAGCTCCAGTAGCAGCAGCTCCGGTGGCAGCAGCAGCAGGTGAGGCGGTAGCTGAAAAAACTGAATTTGATGTAATTTTAGCAAGCTCTGGTGACAAAAAAATTGAAGTCATTAAGGTTGTTAGAGCTCTTACTAATCTTGGTTTGAAAGAAGCCAAAGATTTGGTCGATGCTGCTCCATCATCTTTGAAACAAGGAGTGTCTAAAGCAGAAGCTGATGACATAAAAGCAAAACTTGAAGCTGCTGGTGCTAAAGTAGAAGTAAAGTAA
- a CDS encoding 50S ribosomal protein L10, protein MLRSEKKTFVSELEKIYQDANSVIITHYHGLTVSQITNLRKTLRENGASFKIVKNTLSKIAATNVKLTYDPEVFSGPTAIAYSKDPVAAAKGVVEFAKANDNLKVIGGIVNDKILNVGEVQQLAKLPSLDQLRGKIVGILQAPAANLVRIVQAPAGSLARVVQAYSEKNS, encoded by the coding sequence GTGTTAAGATCAGAAAAAAAGACTTTCGTTTCAGAGTTAGAAAAAATTTATCAAGATGCTAATTCAGTAATTATTACACATTATCACGGTCTCACAGTTTCGCAGATTACAAATTTGCGTAAAACTTTAAGGGAGAATGGCGCGTCTTTTAAGATAGTAAAAAATACACTTTCCAAGATAGCTGCTACTAATGTTAAGTTAACATATGATCCAGAAGTTTTTTCTGGACCAACTGCAATAGCTTATTCTAAAGATCCCGTGGCAGCTGCAAAAGGAGTAGTTGAATTTGCTAAGGCTAATGACAATTTAAAAGTTATTGGTGGGATAGTGAATGATAAAATTCTGAACGTAGGTGAAGTGCAACAATTAGCTAAGTTACCATCACTTGATCAATTAAGAGGAAAAATAGTTGGTATACTACAAGCTCCAGCTGCGAATTTGGTTAGAATTGTTCAAGCTCCGGCTGGTTCTCTTGCTAGAGTTGTTCAAGCTTATTCAGAAAAGAACAGTTAA